A single region of the Polymorphum gilvum SL003B-26A1 genome encodes:
- a CDS encoding ABC transporter permease has product MLHQLGLRLIYACLLILAVSIAGFALLRLMPGDFAEVLLMSQMDGTLPDAETVARFSAENGFDAPLPVQYLDWLWRVAQGDLGTSFVTGDPVLEDVTLRLGKSLTLALLALGTGLVISLPVGALCAFYPGSLLDRTFATLAVVGMSIPNFWYALMLALLFSLTLGWLPSTGHGTWAHAVLPTLVIGTSISGVLARYVRGCLLEELSQPYVRTARSKGLSDRRVLLFHAAPNVFPAVLTLTGLQFARVFDGMIIVETLFAWPGIGRLLVDSLLSRDYPLIQACFLVVAASYVLINLVVDYAITLYDPRVRGVV; this is encoded by the coding sequence ATGCTTCACCAGCTCGGCCTGCGGCTGATTTACGCGTGCTTGTTGATCCTCGCCGTCTCGATTGCCGGCTTCGCCCTGCTGCGCCTCATGCCGGGCGACTTTGCCGAAGTGCTGCTGATGTCCCAGATGGACGGCACGCTTCCCGACGCCGAAACGGTGGCACGGTTTTCTGCCGAGAACGGCTTCGACGCACCGCTTCCCGTGCAGTATCTCGACTGGCTCTGGCGTGTCGCGCAGGGGGATCTTGGCACGTCTTTCGTCACCGGCGACCCGGTGCTGGAGGACGTGACGCTGCGGCTCGGCAAGTCCCTGACCCTGGCGCTCCTCGCACTCGGAACCGGCCTTGTCATTTCCCTGCCTGTGGGCGCCCTGTGCGCCTTCTACCCCGGCAGCCTGCTCGACCGGACCTTCGCGACGCTCGCCGTCGTCGGGATGTCGATCCCCAACTTCTGGTACGCGCTGATGCTGGCGCTGCTGTTTTCCCTCACGCTCGGATGGCTTCCGAGCACAGGGCACGGCACCTGGGCCCATGCCGTGCTGCCGACCCTCGTCATCGGCACGTCGATCAGCGGTGTGCTGGCCCGCTATGTGCGCGGCTGCCTGCTGGAGGAACTGTCGCAACCCTATGTCCGCACCGCCAGGTCAAAGGGGCTGAGCGATCGGCGGGTCCTGTTGTTCCATGCCGCGCCGAACGTGTTTCCCGCCGTCCTGACCCTGACCGGCCTACAGTTCGCCCGGGTGTTCGACGGCATGATCATCGTCGAAACCCTGTTTGCCTGGCCGGGCATCGGCCGGCTCCTGGTCGATTCCCTGCTCAGCCGCGACTACCCGCTCATCCAGGCCTGCTTCCTGGTCGTCGCCGCCAGCTACGTGCTCATCAACCTCGTCGTGGACTATGCGATCACGCTCTACGATCCGCGCGTGCGGGGCGTAGTCTGA
- a CDS encoding ASKHA domain-containing protein has protein sequence MADSGQARVIFQPSGRRGSFAIGTPVLDAARALGVYVESVCGGRGICGRCQISVCEGTFAKEGLTSAADHLAPASDAEARYAALRPLADRRRLGCQARILGDLVVDVPSEAQTNRQIVRKRAEARRIDPDPAVSQWTVSVAEPDMETPRGDADRLREAVAAAAGLADLSIDPPLLPRVQAILRKGGWTVTAAVYRDASAPVLIDLWPGGPKPLYGLAVDIGSTTIAAHLCDLASGRTVASAGTSNPQIRFGEDLMSRVSYVQMNPSRLPELTRVVRDAINALIGKLVGDVDAQRSDVLDAAFVGNPVMHHLFLGIDPTELGGAPFALAVSDAFVLPTRDLDLDISLGGRVYMLPCIAGHVGADAAAATLSEAPYASDEITLLVDIGTNAEIVLGSRDRLLAASSPTGPAFEGAEISCGQRAAPGAIERVRIDRETLEPRFKVIGVDDWSDEAGFADRIDQVGVTGICGSGIIEVVAEMFLCGLITEDGVIDGALAERTPRIVRNGRTFSYVLVDEGIPISVTQTDIRSIQLAKAALYAGVKLLQDRLGFDRIDRIRLAGAFGSYIDPRYAMVIGLIPDCDLAHVGGVGNAAGTGARMALLNRQHRREVEETVRRIEKIETALEPRFQEHFVNAMALPNKVDPFDRLRAEIVLPPPSGLPGEDGEANGRRRRRRR, from the coding sequence ATGGCCGACAGCGGACAGGCGCGCGTCATCTTCCAGCCGAGCGGCCGGCGGGGCAGTTTCGCGATCGGCACGCCGGTCCTCGATGCCGCACGTGCACTCGGGGTCTACGTTGAATCCGTCTGCGGCGGCCGCGGCATCTGCGGACGCTGCCAGATCTCCGTCTGCGAAGGCACCTTCGCCAAGGAGGGTCTCACCAGCGCGGCCGATCATCTGGCACCGGCGAGCGACGCGGAAGCGCGCTACGCCGCCTTGCGGCCTCTTGCCGACAGACGGCGTCTCGGCTGCCAGGCGCGGATCCTCGGGGATCTCGTCGTCGACGTGCCGAGCGAGGCGCAGACCAACCGGCAGATCGTGCGCAAGCGCGCGGAGGCGCGGCGGATCGACCCCGACCCTGCGGTGTCGCAATGGACCGTCAGCGTGGCGGAGCCCGACATGGAAACACCGCGCGGCGACGCTGACCGGCTGCGGGAGGCCGTCGCCGCAGCGGCCGGCCTCGCCGACCTGAGCATCGATCCGCCGCTCCTGCCACGCGTCCAGGCGATCCTGCGCAAGGGCGGCTGGACGGTGACCGCCGCCGTCTATCGGGACGCCAGCGCGCCCGTTCTGATCGACCTGTGGCCCGGCGGTCCGAAGCCGCTCTACGGCCTTGCGGTCGATATCGGCTCGACCACCATCGCGGCCCATCTGTGCGACCTTGCCAGCGGGCGGACGGTCGCCTCCGCCGGCACCTCCAACCCGCAGATCCGCTTCGGCGAAGACCTGATGTCGCGTGTGTCCTATGTCCAGATGAACCCGTCGCGCCTGCCCGAGCTCACCCGCGTGGTCCGCGACGCCATCAATGCGCTGATCGGCAAGCTGGTCGGCGACGTCGACGCGCAGCGGAGCGACGTGCTGGACGCGGCCTTCGTCGGCAATCCGGTGATGCATCATCTGTTTCTCGGCATTGACCCGACCGAACTCGGCGGCGCGCCCTTCGCGCTGGCCGTTTCGGACGCCTTCGTGTTGCCGACGCGCGACCTCGACCTCGACATCAGCCTGGGCGGCCGGGTCTACATGCTGCCCTGCATCGCCGGCCATGTCGGTGCCGACGCCGCCGCCGCGACGCTCTCCGAAGCTCCGTACGCCTCCGACGAGATCACCCTTCTGGTCGACATCGGCACCAACGCCGAGATCGTCCTGGGTAGCCGCGACCGACTTCTCGCGGCGAGTTCGCCGACCGGTCCGGCGTTCGAGGGGGCCGAAATCTCCTGCGGCCAGCGTGCCGCCCCCGGTGCCATCGAGCGGGTCCGGATCGACCGGGAAACCCTGGAACCGCGTTTCAAGGTGATCGGCGTCGACGACTGGTCGGACGAGGCCGGATTTGCCGACAGGATCGACCAGGTCGGCGTGACCGGCATCTGCGGCTCGGGGATCATCGAGGTCGTGGCGGAGATGTTCCTTTGCGGCCTGATCACCGAGGACGGGGTCATCGACGGCGCCCTAGCCGAGCGCACGCCGCGGATCGTCCGCAACGGCCGCACCTTCTCTTATGTCCTTGTCGATGAGGGCATTCCGATCTCGGTCACACAGACCGACATCCGCTCGATCCAGCTCGCCAAGGCAGCCCTCTATGCCGGCGTGAAGCTGCTGCAGGACAGGCTCGGCTTCGACCGCATCGATCGCATCCGCCTCGCCGGCGCCTTCGGCAGCTACATCGATCCTCGCTATGCCATGGTGATCGGCCTCATTCCAGACTGCGACCTCGCCCATGTCGGCGGGGTCGGCAATGCGGCTGGCACCGGCGCCCGCATGGCCCTGCTGAACCGCCAGCATCGGCGCGAGGTGGAAGAGACGGTGCGCCGCATCGAGAAGATCGAGACCGCGCTGGAACCCCGCTTCCAGGAGCATTTCGTCAACGCCATGGCGCTGCCGAACAAGGTCGATCCGTTCGACCGGCTGCGTGCGGAGATAGTTCTCCCGCCCCCCTCCGGACTGCCCGGCGAGGACGGCGAGGCAAACGGTCGCCGGCGCCGGCGGCGCAGGTGA
- a CDS encoding ABC transporter permease: protein MAAPLSIAAVRRLSRPAFPAAGFAFWVVSGLILLVAAGPLVAPHDPYQADFLNRLAGPSATYPLGTDAMGRCLLSRLLHGAQLTTLSALSVVATAAAIGILVGAVSGYFGGLPDRLLMRLTEGVSVLPALAIAIVIAGILGLGLKAVILALAAVHWTDYARLVRNVVMVERSKTYVMAAEALGVRRLDVIRRHLLPNIAAPLLAMGTYSISWVILSFAGLSFLGLGVEPGTPEWGRLIAESRSHLREYPRLVMVPGFTIMAFVIAINLIGDATGDRLRHGRTNFLNPRS from the coding sequence ATGGCGGCTCCGCTTTCCATCGCAGCCGTGCGACGCCTGTCGCGACCGGCCTTTCCCGCCGCCGGCTTCGCCTTCTGGGTGGTCTCGGGTCTGATCCTGCTGGTCGCCGCCGGGCCACTGGTTGCCCCGCACGATCCCTATCAGGCCGACTTCCTCAACCGGCTCGCCGGGCCGAGCGCCACCTATCCCCTCGGCACCGACGCCATGGGACGGTGCCTGCTGTCCCGCCTCCTGCACGGCGCGCAACTGACCACGCTGTCCGCCCTGTCGGTCGTCGCTACCGCCGCAGCAATCGGGATCCTGGTTGGCGCCGTCTCTGGCTACTTCGGCGGACTGCCGGACCGCCTGCTGATGCGGCTGACAGAAGGCGTTTCGGTGCTGCCGGCGCTCGCCATAGCGATCGTCATCGCAGGGATCCTGGGTCTCGGTCTGAAGGCAGTGATCCTTGCCCTCGCAGCCGTCCACTGGACCGATTATGCGCGGCTCGTGCGCAACGTCGTCATGGTCGAGCGCAGCAAGACCTACGTCATGGCGGCCGAAGCGCTCGGGGTCCGGCGCCTCGACGTCATCCGGCGCCACCTCCTGCCCAACATCGCCGCCCCGCTGCTTGCCATGGGTACCTACTCGATTTCGTGGGTCATCCTGTCCTTCGCCGGGCTCAGCTTCCTCGGCCTCGGCGTCGAGCCGGGCACGCCGGAATGGGGACGGCTGATCGCCGAATCGCGCAGCCACCTGCGCGAGTACCCACGTCTCGTGATGGTCCCCGGCTTCACGATCATGGCCTTCGTTATCGCCATCAACCTGATCGGCGACGCGACGGGCGACCGCCTCCGCCACGGGCGAACGAATTTTCTCAACCCAAGGAGTTAG